In Limnobaculum parvum, one DNA window encodes the following:
- a CDS encoding AMP-binding protein produces MDNQKNAASRLTLRLQDTLNTQRPNNTQIAWRGDQQLTLSDFRHRITSLIQQLQTSPEKRWAICFNDSYLFSAAMIALLYSNKTPVIPGHLRQTQLQEQQQQGSFDALLTDLPLQMTCPTIQISAEPPEQNESFSDSDLPDWPTQAKIILFTSGSTGQPKAVSKPVRLLEAESEILAHYCAKQLANTQVAATVSHQHLYGLTFRILLPLALGLPFNALTTEYHEQLQLLTAIPLTLVASPAYLKRLDCSLSPLKCTMIVSAGGPLDLEEAQRVRQCLGVLPLEIYGTSETGVIAHRTQQHPEQPWLAFDGIDIAQLQDDIIHVTSPLFEDDSGSTIYDIIRIDDHGFHLLGRKDKIIKIEEKRLSLTGVEQRLLSLNEICDAAIIPLTQGNRTVLAAIIVLTEAGEQYYQQGEIVLTRHLRQRLREWLEPVAVPKRWRIVKTIPLNTQGKRAYSELQELFL; encoded by the coding sequence ATGGATAATCAGAAAAATGCTGCGTCACGCCTAACATTACGCCTGCAAGATACGCTAAACACTCAACGCCCCAATAATACGCAGATAGCCTGGCGTGGCGATCAACAGCTCACGCTATCTGACTTTCGTCATCGGATTACATCGCTAATTCAACAGTTACAAACCTCGCCTGAAAAGCGCTGGGCTATCTGCTTTAATGATAGTTATCTTTTTTCTGCTGCTATGATAGCGTTGCTTTACAGTAATAAAACCCCTGTTATTCCGGGGCATTTGCGTCAAACTCAATTGCAGGAACAGCAACAGCAGGGCTCTTTTGATGCGTTACTGACCGATCTACCGTTACAAATGACTTGCCCGACAATTCAGATATCAGCGGAACCACCGGAGCAAAACGAATCTTTTTCCGACTCCGATCTTCCCGATTGGCCAACGCAAGCCAAAATTATTTTGTTTACCTCTGGTTCAACCGGACAGCCGAAAGCCGTTTCTAAACCCGTCAGGCTACTGGAAGCGGAAAGCGAAATCCTAGCGCACTATTGCGCAAAGCAGCTGGCAAATACTCAGGTGGCCGCAACGGTCTCCCATCAGCACCTTTATGGTTTAACCTTCCGTATTCTTTTACCCCTTGCTTTAGGGTTACCCTTTAATGCGCTGACAACGGAGTATCATGAGCAGCTACAACTGCTAACCGCAATACCACTCACATTAGTCGCCAGCCCGGCCTACCTAAAACGATTGGATTGCAGTCTGTCTCCGTTAAAGTGCACCATGATAGTCTCCGCCGGAGGCCCGCTGGATCTAGAAGAAGCACAACGCGTACGACAGTGCTTGGGGGTTTTACCTCTGGAAATTTATGGCACCAGTGAGACAGGTGTTATCGCCCATCGCACCCAACAACACCCAGAACAACCTTGGTTAGCGTTTGATGGTATCGATATCGCCCAGCTTCAGGACGATATCATCCATGTCACATCACCGCTGTTTGAAGATGATTCGGGCAGTACTATTTACGATATCATCCGCATTGATGACCACGGATTTCACCTGTTAGGCCGTAAAGATAAAATCATTAAGATTGAAGAGAAACGCCTTTCACTTACCGGTGTGGAGCAACGCCTGCTTTCACTCAATGAAATCTGTGATGCTGCGATTATTCCACTGACTCAGGGGAACCGCACAGTTCTGGCCGCCATTATCGTACTAACAGAAGCCGGTGAACAATATTACCAACAGGGCGAGATCGTCCTGACTCGCCATTTACGCCAACGATTAAGAGAATGGCTTGAGCCGGTTGCCGTGCCCAAACGCTGGCGAATAGTGAAAACTATCCCGCTAAATACTCAGGGCAAACGTGCCTACAGTGAATTACAGGAACTGTTTTTATGA
- a CDS encoding COG4648 family protein translates to MNSDKPSRLSPSIVIQGITALAVIGYPFAVYFGLTYWESSVLAPALIILFASRLILARGKIRQLSWLMKAFALLGIALALASWLLKQNHWLLYYPVVVSILLLALFGHSLFNPPTIVERLARLTEPDLPPEGVRYTQKVTQVWCLFFILNGSIALFTCLYGDIKLWTLYNGAISYVLMGLLMSAEWIIRKMLRHA, encoded by the coding sequence ATGAATAGCGACAAGCCATCCCGGCTTTCCCCCTCAATAGTTATTCAGGGAATAACAGCGCTGGCCGTTATCGGTTATCCGTTTGCTGTCTATTTTGGTTTAACTTATTGGGAGTCATCAGTATTAGCGCCTGCATTGATAATACTTTTTGCCAGTCGTCTAATACTGGCCAGAGGGAAAATTCGACAGCTATCCTGGCTGATGAAAGCATTTGCGTTATTAGGTATCGCATTAGCCCTTGCCAGTTGGCTTCTGAAACAAAATCACTGGTTACTTTATTATCCGGTGGTAGTTAGCATTCTGTTATTGGCTTTGTTTGGTCATTCGCTGTTTAATCCACCGACTATTGTCGAACGATTGGCACGGTTAACTGAGCCTGATTTACCCCCTGAGGGCGTACGCTATACGCAAAAAGTGACTCAGGTTTGGTGTCTGTTTTTCATATTGAATGGAAGCATAGCGCTCTTTACCTGTCTGTACGGCGATATCAAGTTATGGACCTTGTACAATGGCGCTATCAGTTATGTTTTAATGGGATTATTAATGAGTGCAGAATGGATAATCAGAAAAATGCTGCGTCACGCCTAA
- a CDS encoding ApeI family dehydratase, whose protein sequence is MKLPQENARQIADDGSATLHFKLQPELLWFKGHFPEQSILPGVTQIHWAIHYAAEIFPHSPVFSAIEVVKFQRPLFPGEEITLTLSWDEKKSRLNFQYCCGEIVASSGRINLCQ, encoded by the coding sequence ATGAAGTTGCCACAGGAAAACGCCCGTCAAATCGCTGACGACGGAAGCGCCACTCTCCATTTTAAACTCCAGCCAGAACTGCTCTGGTTTAAAGGTCATTTTCCTGAACAGTCAATATTGCCAGGCGTGACTCAAATTCATTGGGCGATACATTACGCCGCAGAGATTTTCCCGCATTCTCCCGTATTTAGTGCGATAGAAGTGGTGAAGTTTCAACGCCCGCTATTTCCCGGCGAAGAAATTACCTTAACCCTTAGTTGGGATGAAAAAAAATCCCGGCTTAATTTCCAATATTGCTGTGGTGAAATAGTTGCCAGTAGCGGCAGGATTAACTTATGCCAGTAA
- a CDS encoding acyl carrier protein, which yields MDKQHIFNEIQTIMVKLFELDADDIKLDTKLYEDLELDSIDAVDLVVHLQKMTGKKINPEVFKSVRTVEDVVNAIDQLLKNQ from the coding sequence ATGGATAAACAACATATTTTTAATGAAATTCAAACCATTATGGTAAAGCTTTTTGAGTTAGATGCTGACGATATTAAACTCGATACCAAACTGTATGAAGACCTAGAGCTGGACAGTATCGACGCGGTTGATCTGGTCGTGCATCTGCAAAAGATGACGGGGAAAAAGATTAACCCTGAAGTTTTTAAATCAGTTCGTACTGTTGAAGATGTGGTTAATGCTATCGACCAGTTACTGAAAAACCAGTAG